Proteins encoded by one window of Cannabis sativa cultivar Pink pepper isolate KNU-18-1 chromosome 4, ASM2916894v1, whole genome shotgun sequence:
- the LOC115713070 gene encoding ALBINO3-like protein 1, chloroplastic produces the protein MNTVLPHRPSLVLSPVPVPDRTQNPVFRRTHYFGLAPLSKPGLRGSLAVARLGFKPDFFPDPDSTEGFVRELFGRAEGLLYTVADAAVSSSSSSDTVTTAKQNSDWFTGITNYMETILKILNDGLSALHVPYAYGFAIILLTVLVKAATFPLTKKQVESAMSMRALQPQVKAIQQRYAADKERIQLETARLYKVAGINPLAGCLPTLATIPVWIGLYRALSNVADEGLLTEGFFWIPSLSGPTSIAARQNGSGISWLFPFVDGHPPLGWSDTLAYLVLPVLLIASQYISIQIMQSSQSNDPNMKSSQAITKLLPLMIGYFSLSVPSGLSLYWLTNNILSTAQQVWLQKLGGAKVPVMQFTDVVKEDQPQVKQSISDLNVTQKVTTEEKKLTAKGPQPGERFKKLKEEEARRKQQREEEKRKAEAAAVAVAKESSIANEKESEAGVDLVVEKNEAQSSENINLNYSNGVSVNGNLSKHDLKESEETAPTFRVADNAVSTSSTVDKRDTPPSHEDLKKEVVEAYTTSATKDNNFSEEDTLEARKD, from the exons atgaacactGTGTTACCGCATCGACCGAGCTTGGTCTTGTCTCCGGTCCCGGTCCCTGACCGAACCCAGAATCCAGTTTTCCGTCGAACCCATTATTTTGGATTGGCGCCTTTATCTAAGCCGGGTCTTCGTGGTTCTCTCGCCGTAGCCAGACTCGGGTTCAAACCCGATTTCTTTCCTGACCCTGATAGCACTGAGGGGTTTGTTAGGGAGCTTTTTGGTAGAGCAGAAGGTCTTCTCTACACGGTTGCTGATGCTGCTGtttcgtcttcttcttcttcggatACTGTTACTACAGCTAAACAAAACAGTGATTGGTTCACTGGGATTACCAATTATATGGAGACTATTTTGAAA ATTTTGAATGATGGACTAAGTGCTTTGCATGTTCCCTATGCCTATGGTTTCGCTATAATACTCCTTACTGTTCTTGTGAAAGCTGCCACATTTCCTTTGACAAAAAAACAG GTTGAATCTGCAATGTCAATGCGAGCATTGCAACCTCAAGTAAAAGCTATTCAGCAACGTTATGCTGCAGATaag GAGAGAATTCAGCTTGAAACTGCCCGACTATATAAAGTAGCTGGCATAAATCCTTTAGCAG GGTGCCTGCCAACACTTGCCACAATACCAGTCTGGATTGGGTTATATAGAGCTCTTTCAAATGTGGCAGATGAG GGACTGCTTACTGAAGGATTTTTCTGGATACCCTCCTTGTCTGGTCCAACATCAATTGCTGCCCGGCAAAATGGAAGTGGCATCTCTTGGCTTTTTCCATTTGTA GATGGTCATCCACCCCTTGGATGGTCAGATACTTTGGCATATCTTGTGTTGCCTGTATTGCTGATTGCCTCACAATACATATCTATCCAAATTATGCAGTCATCACAG AGTAATGATCCAAACATGAAGAGTTCTCAAGCAATTACAAAGTTGCTACCTTTAATGATTGGTTATTTTTCGCTTTCAGTTCCTTCCGGTCTGAGCCTTTATTG GCTAACAAACAATATTTTGAGCACTGCACAACAAGTATGGCTTCAAAAGTTAGGGGGGGCTAAAGTTCCCGTGATGCAATTTACCGATGTTGTCAAGGAAGACCAACCCCAGGTTAAACAATCCATCTCAGATTTAAATGTAACACAAAAAGTTACCACAGAAGAAAAGAAGTTGACAGCAAAGGGTCCACAACCTGGTGAAAG ATTTAAAAAGCTGAAGGAGGAAGAGGCACGGAGAAAGCAgcaaagagaagaagaaaagaggaaagCTGAGGCTGCGGCTGTGGCCGTGGCTAAAGAATCTTCAATAGCAAATGAGAAGGAAAGCGAGGCTGGAGTTGATTTAGTTGTTGAAAAAAATGAAGCACAATCTTCTGAGAACATTAATCTCAATTATTCCAATGGAGTTTCTGTGAATGGTAATCTGTCTAAACATGACTTGAAGGAAAGTGAAGAGACCGCACCCACATTTCGGGTGGCAGACAATGCAGTCTCTACAAGCTCAACAGTTGACAAGAGGGATACACCGCCTTCACACGAAGATCTCAAAAAG GAAGTGGTAGAGGCATACACAACCTCAGCCACTAAAGATAACAACTTTTCTGAGGAAGACACACTTGAGGCCAGAAAAGATTGA
- the LOC115713158 gene encoding uncharacterized protein LOC115713158 gives MVLWWCILFDALPIRGLLAKRIQVDEISCPLCGEGEKLMEHLFLHCNFSFHLWRSSPWGVMPIIESGAHVWDWVKFLWNLRSKGVDTDKLFFYASIVVETIWKARNDKVHNNSLGNIQHCIDSISTCYVDYGSFLFALTMAVVSPVWSPPPDDWVKIICDVKVGSCSMCVVTLARDHTGIVMWMITNMLNFSNPLVGEVAACQLALETAVMMKYLFVMIESDSKIVINALKGNCSN, from the coding sequence ATGGTACTTTGGTGGTGTATACTTTTTGATGCTCTTCCTATCCGTGGCCTCCTTGCTAAGAGAATTCAGGTTGATGAGATTTCTTGTCCTCTTTGTGGGGAAGGTGAGAAGTTGATGGAGCATCTCTTCCTccattgtaatttttctttccaCCTTTGGAGGTCATCCCCTTGGGGGGTTATGCCTATCATTGAATCTGGTGCTCATGTTTGGGATTGGGTAAAATTTCTTTGGAATTTGAGGTCGAAAGGGGTGGATACAGACAAATTATTTTTCTATGCTTCGATTGTGGTGGAAACGATTTGGAAAGCTCGCAATGACAAGGTACACAATAATTCTCTCGGTAACATTCAACACTGTATTGATTCTATCTCTACTTGTTACGTAGATTATGGGTCATTTTTATTTGCTCTGACGATGGCTGTTGTGTCTCCTGTTTGGTCCCCTCCTCCAGATGATTGGGTCAAAATCATTTGTGACGTTAAAGTGGGCAGCTGTTCCATGTGCGTGGTGACTTTAGCTAGGGATCACACAGGGATCGTTATGTGGATGATTACCAACATGCTTAATTTCTCTAACCCACTTGTTGGAGAAGTTGCGGCATGTCAGTTAGCTTTAGAGACGGCGGTTATGATGAAATACCTTTTTGTTATGATTGAGAGTGACTCAAAAATAGTTATCAATGCCCTGAAAGGAAATTGTTCCAATTGA